In Humulus lupulus chromosome 7, drHumLupu1.1, whole genome shotgun sequence, the following are encoded in one genomic region:
- the LOC133792573 gene encoding vacuolar protein sorting 38-like, with translation YAGGLEALTVRLQESTEFLAGGKGYIRLKKVEKKLRMRQQYMVSQVALLYPVKISAGATQDQELESFPNSSKLGLSAGSKPVNPGSLTILGLQLTMIPFKTMSLFSDKKEAQKTSSALGYVGHAVLLIASYLKVPLPRFCRVCPEQINNMIPLG, from the exons TATGCTGGTGGACTAGAAGCTCTAACTGTGCGATTACAGGAATCAACTGAGTTTCTTGCTGGAGGAAAGGGGTATATTCGTCTTAAAAAAGTGGAAAAGAAGCTAAGAATGAGACAGCAGTATATGGTGTCACAAGTTGCATTGCTCTATCCTGTAAAAATCTCTGCAGGAGCTACACAGGACCAAGAGCTTGAATCATTTCCTAACAGTAGCAAATTAG GGCTTTCTGCTGGATCTAAGCCTGTGAATCCTGGATCTTTGACAATTTTGGGTCTGCAGTTGACAATGATTCCCTTTAAAACGATGTCTCTTTTCTCAGACAAGAAAGAGGCTCAGAAGACTTCAAGTGCTCTGGGATATGTTGGTCAT GCTGTTCTACTTATAGCTTCGTACTTGAAAGTTCCACTACCGCgcttttgtaga gtttgcccaGAACAAATAAACaacatgattccgcttggatag